Sequence from the Catenuloplanes indicus genome:
TCATGCGCGTCTGGGCGCGGGAAAGATCCTTGAAAACCTCCTGACGGTACGGGTGGCGCCGGTCGCTTTCTGCGGCCGGTGCACCCGTCCCCGCCGCTTTTTCCGAGGGCTTTCACCAGTCGGGAACGGGCATGGGGAAGATCATGCCTGGCTCGTAAGCTGTAGCGCATGACCGCTGAGCAGCTGATCTCCTTCGCCCGTGGCGCACCCTCCCTCGACATCGTGGACATCGAGGGTCTGAAGGCCGCGGCGGTGCGTGCGTTCGACGCCGACCCGGCGGGCATCTCCGCCTACGGCACCTCGGTGGGTTACGTCCCGCTCCGGAAGTGGATCGCGGAGAAGCACGGCGTCGCGCCGGAGCAGGTGCTGATCACGAACGGATCGCTGCAGGCCGACGCGTTCCTCTTCGACCACCTGGTCAAGGCCGGTGACGCGGTCGTGGTGGAGAAGCCGACGTACGACCGGACGCTGCTCAACCTGCAGAACCTGGGCGGCAAGGTGCACCAGGTGACACTGGACGTGGACGGCATCGACACCGCGGAGCTGCGCGCGCTGCTGGAGTCCGGCGTGCGCCCGACGCTCGCCCACATCATCCCGAACTACCAGAACCCGGCCGGTGTGACGCTCTCCCTGGAGCGCCGCCGTGAGCTGCTGGCGCTGGCCAAGGAGTTCGGCTTCACGATCTTCGAGGACGACCCGTACGCGGACATCCGGTTCCGCGGCGAGGCGCTGCCGTCGATGCTGTCGATGGACACCGAGGGCGTGGTCGTGCACGCGTCCAGCTTCACCAAGACGGTCTGCCCCGGCGTGCGCGTCGGCTACCTGGTCGGTC
This genomic interval carries:
- a CDS encoding aminotransferase-like domain-containing protein, which encodes MTAEQLISFARGAPSLDIVDIEGLKAAAVRAFDADPAGISAYGTSVGYVPLRKWIAEKHGVAPEQVLITNGSLQADAFLFDHLVKAGDAVVVEKPTYDRTLLNLQNLGGKVHQVTLDVDGIDTAELRALLESGVRPTLAHIIPNYQNPAGVTLSLERRRELLALAKEFGFTIFEDDPYADIRFRGEALPSMLSMDTEGVVVHASSFTKTVCPGVRVGYLVGPAKLIGDIAKRATNLYISPGMVSEAIVHQFCVSGDIDRSIATVSAALGERARVLAESLRAHIPGVRFTEPDGGYFLWIDLPDDVYVDKLLPAAAERGVAVVKGTDFLLEGGEHSLRLAFSAVTVDQIDEGVRRLAAAIDAVRG